A part of Apodemus sylvaticus chromosome 19, mApoSyl1.1, whole genome shotgun sequence genomic DNA contains:
- the LOC127669733 gene encoding PRAME family member 6-like, producing the protein MSTYNPLTLPQLALDVLLRKDAINSSDLDHLPTLLFPPLFLEAFNGRHIQILKAMVAAWPFPCLPVGALMRTPDVEVLQAVLEGIDILQTQNASPSRKLQVLDLRDVHQDFWDVWARRKDEVCSAKTGNEKQVAKHIPRYALRQCLKVVTDRSLDFSLQQHQTCLLQWAHQRKHSLRQCCLKMKICHFPVEIIREILNIFQPNYIEELEIDTKQVVSFIGCFAPCFGQMRNLHKFHLREIRLRISVSGVLHFVDVKNCAAKFLSQFSKLNYLQHLSMNGGYFSSDNMKQLFRCLRSPLESLSMIICQLSKSDLKHMSECQRLCQLKHLQFDGVVFPKSCSMSLRIFLENVSETLQTLQLENCRMNDSQLKTLLPALGQRSQLTSVDFYEDDVSTAVMKELLQCMANQRKLVVEQYLAPRECYDHEGYLILHRFSQLCRNLMDILRARRQPKTITFPSETCRYCRSRCIYDMKTRLCHCWR; encoded by the exons ATGAGCACCTACAACCCTCTCACACTCCCCCAGCTGGCACTGGATGTGCTGCTGAGGAAAGATGCCATAAACTCCTCCGATCTGGATCACCTGCCCACGCTGCTTTTCCCACCACTCTTCCTAGAGGCTTTCAATGGCAGACACATACAGATATTGAAGGCAatggtggcagcctggccctttccctgcctccctgtGGGGGCCCTGATGAGAACCCCTGATGTGGAAGTCTTGCAAGCTGTGCTGGAGGGAATAGATATACTACAGACACAGAATGCTAGTCCCAG TAGGAAGCTTCAAGTCCTGGACTTGAGAGATGTGCACCAGGATTTTTGGGATGTATGGGCTAGAAGAAAGGATGAAGTCTGCTCAGCAAAGACTGGGAATGAGAAGCAAGTTGCAAAGCACATTCCTAGATATGCACTGAGGCAGTGTTTGAAGGTGGTCACTGACCGGAGCCTTGACTTCTCTCTGCAACAACATCAAACATGCTTACTACAATGGGCCCATCAGAGAAAACACTCTTTGAGGCAATGCTGTCTGAAGATGAAGATTTGTCACTTCCCAGTGGAGATTATCAGGGAGATCTTGAACATTTTTCAGCCAAACTATATTGAGGAATTGGAAATAGACACAAAGCAGGTCGTATCCTTTATAGGTTGCTTTGCACCTTGCTTTGGCCAGATGAGAAATCTTCACAAATTCCATCTAAGGGAAATAAGATTGAGGATCTCAGTTAGTGGTGTGCTTCATTTTGTAGATGTAAAGAACTGTGCTGCCAAAttcctttctcagttctccaaactCAACTATCTCCAACACCTCTCCATGAATGGTGGCTACTTTTCCAGTGACAACATGAAACAGTTGTTTAG atgccTGAGGAGCCCCTTGGAGTCCTTGTCTATGATTATCTGCCAACTCTCAAAGTCAGACTTGAAACACATGTCAGAGTGTCAGAGGCTGTGTCAACTGAAACACCTGCAGTTTGATGGTGTAGTGTTTCCCAAATCGTGTTCCATGAGTCTCCGAATTTTCCTAGAGAATGTTTCTGAAACTCTGCAGACCTTGCAGTTAGAGAACTGCAGGATGAACGACTCTCAGCTCAAAACCCTTTTGCCTGCTCTGGGCCAGCGCTCACAACTCACCTCTGTCGATTTCTATGAGGATGACGTCTCCACGGCTGTAATGAAGGAGCTTCTGCAATGCATGGCCAATCAGAGGAAGCTGGTTGTTGAGCAGTACCTGGCCCCACGAGAGTGCTATGATCACGAGGGTTATCTTATACTGCACAGATTTTCCCAACTGTGTCGAAATCTCATGGACATTCTCAGGGCCAGAAGGCAGCCCAAGACAATCACATTTCCTTCAGAAACCTGCCGTTATTGTAGGAGTCGCTGCATCTATGATATGAAGACCAGACTTTGCCATTGCTGGCGGTAA